CGCTACGGCCTGCCCATCCTCAACCCGGTCGACAACGAAGGGAAGTTTACGCCCGAGGTCGGCGTCCCCGAGCTGGTCGGCGTCTCGGTTTTTTCCGCCAACCCGCAGATCGTCGAGCTGCTCAAGTCCAAGGGCGCCTTGATGAAGGCGGAAGAGACCAGCCACAGCTACCCGCACTGCTGGCGCTGCAAGTCGCCGGTCATCTTCCGCTCGACGCCGCAGTATTTCATCTCGCTCTCCGCCCAAGACCTGCGCGGCCGCGCCCTCGACGCGATCCGCCGCACCCAGTGGATCCCCCACTGGGGCCGCGACCGCATCTACGGCATGGTCGAAAACCGCACCGACTGGTGCATCAGCCGCCAGCGCAGCTGGGGCGTGCCGATCATGGGCTTCCGCTGCACCGCCTGCAAAGAGTCGCTGCTGCGCGAGGACGTGATCGAGGGCATCGCCAAGCGCTTCGAGGCCGAGGGCGCCGACGCCTACTTCAAATACTCCGCCGAAGAGCTGCTGCCGCCCAGCATCGCCTGCCCGCAGTGCGGCGGCAAGACCTTCGAGAAGGAGACCGACATCCTCGACGTCTGGTTCGACTCGGGCGTCTCCTACGCCGCCGTCCTCGAACGGCGCCCCGATCTGCAGATGCCCGCCGACATCTACCTCGAGGGCACCGACCAGCACCGGGGCTGGTTCCACTCCTCGCTGCTAACGTCGGTCGGCACCGAGGGTCGCGCGCCCTACAAGGCGGTCTTGACCCACGGCTTCGTCGTCGACGGCGAGGGCCGCAAGTACTCGAAGTCGGCGAAAAACTACACCCCGCCCGAACAGGTACTGAACAAGCTGGGCGCCGAGATCCTGCGGCTCTGGGTCTCGGCCGAGGACTACCGCAACGACATCCGCTTCTCGACCGAGATCCTCGACCGCTTGGTCGAGACCTATCGCAAGATCCGCAACACCTGCCGCTTCCTCCTGGGCAACCTCTACGACTTCCAGCCGGAGGCCGACTGGGTGAAGCCCGCCGACCGCGTCGAGATCGACCGCTGGGCCCTGGCCGCGCTGCAAGAATTCATCCAGCGCGTCACCCAGGCCTACGAGGACTACGAGTTCCACGTCATCTACCACTCGCTCAACCAGTTCTGCACGGTGACGCTCAGCGCCTTCTACCTCGACATCCTCAAGGACCGGCTCTACACGGCGAAGGCGGCGGGGCGCGAGCGGCGCTCGGCGCAGAGCACGATCTACGACATCCTGCGGGCGATCACGGGGCTGATGGCGCCCATCCTGTCTTTCACGGCGGAAGAGGTGCACCGCCACACGCCCGACTATCCGGGCAAGGCCGAGTCGGTTTTCTTAAGCGACCTGCCCAAGGCCGATGAAGCCCTGCTCGACAATGCGCTGCTCGAGCGCTTCGACAAGATCGACCAGGTCCGACAGGAGGTCTTGAAGGCCCTCGAGAAGGCGCGGCAAGAGAAGGTGATCGGGCACTCCCTCGAGGCCCAGGTGCGGATCAGCGCCGAGGGCGAGTGGAAGAAGCTATTGCAGGAGAACCTGCAGAATTGGGCGCATTATTTCATCGTCTCGCAGGTGGTGGTGGCCCCCGAGGTCGAGCAGCCCACCTGGACCGGCGCCGGCATCGAGGGCCTGCGCGTCGAGGTAAAGAAGGCCGAGGGCGAGAAGTGCGGGCGCTGCTGGACGCGCTCGATCACGGTGGGCAAAAACGCGGCGCACCCGACCCTCTGCGACCGCTGCGGCAAGGTATTGTCATAATGCGCAAATACCTCCCCCTACTCCTTATCCCCCCGGTCATCATCGCCCTGGACCAATGGACCAAGCAGCTCATCCTCGACTCGATCCCCGTCGGCCGCAACGTCCCCGTCCTCGAGGGTTTCTTCGACCTGGTCCACTTCCGCAACCGCGGCGTGGCCTTCAGCATGTTCGACGACCTGCACGCCGCCGGGCACCAGTGGTTCTTCTACGCCGTGACGATCGTGGCCACGATCGCCTTGATCGCCCTCTACCGCAACACCGCCCCCGGCGACCGCAAGATGCAGGTCCCCCTGGCGGCCATCCTGGGCGGGGCCTTGGGCAACTTCATCGACCGGCTCCGCTTCGGCGAGGTGGTGGACTTTCTCTACTTCCATTGGCGCCACCAGATGGCCGACTTCGAGCTCTTCGGGCGGCACTTCAAGTTCGTCCTCGCCTGGCCGGCCTTCAACGTCGCCGACGCCGCCATCACCTGCGGGGCCCTCTTCCTCGTCTTCAAAGTCCTCTTCGAGTCCAAAAAGAAGCCGGAAAATTAGCCCCGCCCGGGGGCCTAAGCCCCATTTTTCAGTCGAAGTCCGCGCGGGGATGCATTATGTTCGGCCTCTATGCGTCCTTTTATCTATTATAGCCCCGAGTTCGCCATCCCCAGCTTCGCCTTCATGCTGATGATGGCCTCGCTGGTCGCCACCACCGTCTCCTACAAGATGGCGCCCAGCCGCGGCCTCTCGCAGGTGGCCGTCCTCGACTTAGGCATCATCGGGACAATCATGGCCGTGATCGGCGGGCGGCTCTTCCATATCTTCGTCGAGGGCCCCATCTACGCCTCGCCGGGCTATAGCAATTACTATTGGGAGCACCCCACCCACCTCTGGCAGATCTGGCGCGGCGGCTTCGTCAGCTACGGCGCCTTCCTCGGCCTGGGACTGGGCTGGGTCGTCTACCTGCGTTGGCGCAAGCTGGATACCTGGGCCTACCTGGACCACGTCGGGCTCTTCGCCGGGCCCTTCATCGACTTCTTTACCCGCCTGGGCTGCCTGCTGGCGGGCTGCTGCTACGGGCTGAAGAGCCCCTTCCACGACCACGGCAAGTACCTGCTCTACATGGTATTCAACAACCGCAGCAGCGACGCGGGTTACAAGTTTCCCGGGGTCCCCCTGTGGCCGACCCAGATCTACAGCATGATCGCGGCGGTCTTGATCTTCCTGATCTGCTACTGGATCGAGCGCCACCGTAAGTTCAAGGGCCAGGTGATGATGAGCTTCCTCATGCTCTACGCCTTCTTCCGCTTTTGGATCGAGTTCCTGCGCGGTGACATGGACCGGGGCGTTTACTTCAGCGATAAGATCTCGACGGCGCAGATCATGAGCATCCTGTTCTTCGTCTCCTGCGCCGTCATTTATCAAATTTTGAAACGTAAAAATGCGGCGGCCGCAGGGGCCGCTCCAGCGCGTCCCCAAGCCGAGGAAAAGACCTCCTTGCCGGGAAGCGCCCCGAGGGACGAATCCGCGCATTGATGAACCCTCCCGCCGAACAACCCGCGACGCCCGCGCTCGACACCCGGGCCCTGTTCCGCCAGACGCTATGGGTCTGGTTCTTCACGATGCTGGCCACCCGCGGGCTCTACGAGCTCCAGCGCATCCGGTTTTTCCAGGAAAATATGATGCTCTTCACGGGGATCCTGCTGATCTACGTGCCGATCTTCGTGCTGTGGCGGCGCAAGGAGCGGATGGATTTCTTCGAGGCCTCCGGGCCGCAGCTGCTGCGCTCGCTGGGTTGGTTTTTGCTGCTGTCGGCGATCGTGTTTCCGGTGATCGAGGCGGGAAACCGCTGGTTCCAGGCGGAGTTCTTTCACCGGCATTACGTGGGCGGAAATTACCAGGGCCTGGCCAAGGCCGCGCTCTTTCACTTCCTGCTGGTGGCGATCCCGGAGGAGTTTTTCTACCGCGGCTACATGCAGACCCAATTCAACCGGATCTGGGGCAGGCCCTTCCGGCTCTTCGGCGCCCCGGTGGGCTGGGCGCTCTTATTCACCTCGCTCTTATTCGCGTTGTCGCACAGCATGATCGTGCTGCGCTGGTGGCACTTCTCGATCTTCTTCCCCTCCCTGGCCTTCGGCTGGCTGAAGGAAAGGACCGGGGCGATCACGGCGGGGGCGCTGTTCCACGCGCTCTGCAACGTCTACAGCTTTTGGGTCGCCTTGAATTACCGCTAATGGCTCATCGCCCGCTCTTGCTCGAGC
This genomic window from Deltaproteobacteria bacterium PRO3 contains:
- a CDS encoding prolipoprotein diacylglyceryl transferase; this translates as MRPFIYYSPEFAIPSFAFMLMMASLVATTVSYKMAPSRGLSQVAVLDLGIIGTIMAVIGGRLFHIFVEGPIYASPGYSNYYWEHPTHLWQIWRGGFVSYGAFLGLGLGWVVYLRWRKLDTWAYLDHVGLFAGPFIDFFTRLGCLLAGCCYGLKSPFHDHGKYLLYMVFNNRSSDAGYKFPGVPLWPTQIYSMIAAVLIFLICYWIERHRKFKGQVMMSFLMLYAFFRFWIEFLRGDMDRGVYFSDKISTAQIMSILFFVSCAVIYQILKRKNAAAAGAAPARPQAEEKTSLPGSAPRDESAH
- a CDS encoding CPBP family intramembrane metalloprotease, producing MNPPAEQPATPALDTRALFRQTLWVWFFTMLATRGLYELQRIRFFQENMMLFTGILLIYVPIFVLWRRKERMDFFEASGPQLLRSLGWFLLLSAIVFPVIEAGNRWFQAEFFHRHYVGGNYQGLAKAALFHFLLVAIPEEFFYRGYMQTQFNRIWGRPFRLFGAPVGWALLFTSLLFALSHSMIVLRWWHFSIFFPSLAFGWLKERTGAITAGALFHALCNVYSFWVALNYR
- the ileS gene encoding isoleucine--tRNA ligase — encoded protein: MNEPKEPGKDYKDTLNLPQTDFPMKANLAQREPEFLRQWDEAKVYDKLLQKNAGRPKFVLHDGPPYANGHIHFGHILNKTLKDILVKYKSLSGFQSDFVPGWDCHGLPIEHQVDKELGPKKRSMSIVQVRQACRDYAAKFVDIQREQFKRLGILARWDQPYLTMDYGYEAAIARQLGKLVGKGMVYKGKKPVHWCIKDQTALAEAEVEYDNHLSPSIYVKFETVDSLKAISPQLEGKKVQFVIWTTTPWTLPANLAVALHKSYTYAAIQVGDEILILAEGLLDQVRKTLNIQEDRLLDRIPAKKLEGISTKHPFLERISKVVLSDHVTLDAGTGVVHIAPGHGQEDYDVGMRYGLPILNPVDNEGKFTPEVGVPELVGVSVFSANPQIVELLKSKGALMKAEETSHSYPHCWRCKSPVIFRSTPQYFISLSAQDLRGRALDAIRRTQWIPHWGRDRIYGMVENRTDWCISRQRSWGVPIMGFRCTACKESLLREDVIEGIAKRFEAEGADAYFKYSAEELLPPSIACPQCGGKTFEKETDILDVWFDSGVSYAAVLERRPDLQMPADIYLEGTDQHRGWFHSSLLTSVGTEGRAPYKAVLTHGFVVDGEGRKYSKSAKNYTPPEQVLNKLGAEILRLWVSAEDYRNDIRFSTEILDRLVETYRKIRNTCRFLLGNLYDFQPEADWVKPADRVEIDRWALAALQEFIQRVTQAYEDYEFHVIYHSLNQFCTVTLSAFYLDILKDRLYTAKAAGRERRSAQSTIYDILRAITGLMAPILSFTAEEVHRHTPDYPGKAESVFLSDLPKADEALLDNALLERFDKIDQVRQEVLKALEKARQEKVIGHSLEAQVRISAEGEWKKLLQENLQNWAHYFIVSQVVVAPEVEQPTWTGAGIEGLRVEVKKAEGEKCGRCWTRSITVGKNAAHPTLCDRCGKVLS
- the lspA gene encoding signal peptidase II, with translation MRKYLPLLLIPPVIIALDQWTKQLILDSIPVGRNVPVLEGFFDLVHFRNRGVAFSMFDDLHAAGHQWFFYAVTIVATIALIALYRNTAPGDRKMQVPLAAILGGALGNFIDRLRFGEVVDFLYFHWRHQMADFELFGRHFKFVLAWPAFNVADAAITCGALFLVFKVLFESKKKPEN